In Panacibacter ginsenosidivorans, the following proteins share a genomic window:
- a CDS encoding thioredoxin family protein: protein MNRTLSGIDFTNRIIKGKGIAIVQFKTEWNGGCQIIAPIYEELSKSYASKANFFTIDTQENNLIAKEYGIIELPAILIFKNGELIDHLIGLKPKNILITKIENAIAGNEQ from the coding sequence ATGAACCGGACGCTTTCAGGTATAGATTTTACAAACAGGATCATAAAAGGAAAAGGAATAGCTATAGTACAATTTAAAACAGAATGGAACGGCGGGTGCCAGATCATTGCCCCGATTTATGAAGAGCTGAGTAAGTCTTACGCATCAAAAGCAAATTTTTTTACCATTGATACGCAGGAGAATAATTTGATTGCAAAAGAGTATGGCATTATTGAACTACCTGCGATCTTAATTTTTAAGAATGGAGAATTGATAGATCACTTAATTGGATTGAAACCAAAAAATATTCTGATAACAAAAATTGAAAATGCAATTGCAGGTAATGAACAATAA